The following are encoded in a window of Rubellicoccus peritrichatus genomic DNA:
- a CDS encoding acylphosphatase: protein MSRTVTRLEIFFSGRVQGVGFRYATFQVAKEFEVNGEVKNLADGRVQLVAEGTAKEVNAFADEVKERMSPFIRKTEDMTSSGEPGYKNFSITQ, encoded by the coding sequence ATGAGCCGCACTGTAACACGTTTGGAGATCTTTTTTTCGGGTCGAGTGCAGGGGGTTGGCTTTCGATATGCGACTTTTCAGGTCGCAAAAGAGTTTGAAGTGAATGGTGAAGTGAAAAATCTTGCAGATGGACGGGTCCAGCTCGTTGCAGAGGGCACAGCCAAAGAGGTGAATGCATTTGCAGATGAGGTAAAGGAGCGGATGTCGCCTTTTATACGTAAAACCGAAGATATGACTTCATCGGGAGAGCCCGGATACAAAAACTTTTCGATTACCCAATAA
- a CDS encoding metallophosphoesterase family protein, giving the protein MKSRFYRVPFLQVVVLTAVFATSILDSRADLLKAGPMAGYSKMRETAIWLQTNEPSQVKIQYWPKDSPSKKSETSTKQTTIDEANTATLIAGNLDPGTLYEYRVFVDGKPVAADYALEFQTPPFYRDRFPPPDFKVALGGGHYANDKAYDPLNRIPGGDYSIFLAIAAKNPDMMIWLGNNIFLREPDWDSDSGVLSRYSKNREQPELQPLLGSVHHLATWSTHDFGAEGADRLSQSGQHARHAFDLFWANPPHDVAGINGITAKASWSDVDFFILDDRTNRDLTSRVSSKRQILGEEQIKWLVESLRRSNATFKVVVNGSPILNPADSPENLQIAEDERDELLEALKDADIPGLFFVAGGKSHGELTKLVRANAPDVYELTLGPLTGRPASDTRELNYFRVPGNSVFQRHFSILEFHGPEDDRQMRVSVYDVNGTEIWTDNFHASSMQF; this is encoded by the coding sequence TTGAAATCTCGCTTCTATAGAGTCCCCTTCCTACAAGTTGTCGTCCTGACTGCGGTATTCGCTACCAGCATTCTCGATTCGAGAGCTGATCTCCTCAAAGCTGGCCCAATGGCTGGCTACTCTAAAATGCGGGAGACAGCCATCTGGCTTCAAACCAACGAACCAAGTCAGGTTAAGATCCAGTATTGGCCAAAAGATTCACCTTCCAAGAAGAGTGAAACCAGTACGAAGCAAACGACCATTGATGAGGCCAATACAGCGACACTAATTGCTGGAAACCTCGATCCTGGAACACTTTACGAATATCGTGTCTTCGTCGACGGCAAGCCAGTCGCTGCCGACTACGCACTCGAATTCCAAACACCACCCTTCTATCGAGACCGATTTCCCCCGCCCGACTTTAAAGTGGCTCTCGGCGGTGGACATTATGCCAACGATAAGGCTTACGACCCGCTTAACCGCATACCTGGCGGCGACTACTCCATCTTTCTCGCGATTGCGGCTAAGAATCCGGATATGATGATCTGGCTCGGTAATAATATCTTCTTACGCGAGCCTGACTGGGACTCCGATTCCGGTGTTTTAAGCAGATACAGTAAAAACCGTGAACAGCCTGAGCTGCAACCACTTCTGGGTTCTGTACATCATCTGGCCACCTGGTCAACACATGACTTTGGAGCAGAAGGCGCAGACCGGTTAAGTCAGTCAGGCCAACATGCACGTCATGCATTTGATCTTTTCTGGGCGAATCCTCCACACGATGTTGCTGGAATCAATGGTATCACCGCGAAAGCGAGTTGGTCGGATGTGGATTTTTTCATCCTGGATGACCGCACTAATCGGGATTTAACTTCCAGAGTTTCGAGCAAACGTCAGATCCTTGGAGAAGAGCAGATCAAGTGGCTGGTCGAATCTCTGCGGCGGAGCAATGCGACGTTTAAAGTAGTCGTTAATGGTTCGCCCATATTAAACCCGGCGGATTCTCCTGAGAATCTCCAAATTGCTGAAGATGAACGAGATGAACTCCTTGAAGCACTTAAAGATGCCGATATCCCAGGACTCTTTTTTGTAGCAGGAGGCAAAAGCCACGGAGAACTGACAAAACTGGTTCGAGCCAATGCGCCAGACGTATATGAACTCACACTCGGCCCATTGACCGGAAGACCTGCAAGCGATACCCGCGAACTAAACTACTTCCGAGTTCCCGGTAATTCAGTATTTCAGCGCCACTTCTCAATATTGGAATTTCACGGCCCGGAAGATGACCGCCAAATGCGGGTCAGCGTATACGACGTCAACGGGACTGAAATCTGGACTGACAATTTCCACGCCAGCTCAATGCAATTTTAG
- a CDS encoding PTS sugar transporter subunit IIA, giving the protein MRLDRYISKTRIIDVVSRDFEGALKELLEVCKIDAGLDRKKLLADLISREKTMTTYLGSGIALPHIRLPMKRNYIFAIGRCPDGMEFEGHEEYRDLRLIFLLLASEGENSYLNVLASLARTFQEPTTVEMLTDSPDIDTLRKSVSVAFGKGPDKKRTKDNKFNRLILREAQKVASGAKCSSVLIFGDTFAGGVDVADQFDNFKTILVTQSGSEASLDKKSFNAVIPVRSFSSNRLSQLRSAMLIGLTRGILKHNERICCVGGIPQTNQFDTLVVVDVEREFQSVFTRQADMLPATVKPEVLERVLAIATELSVEGREGRPVGCLFVLGDVAQVKPHIKQLVLNPFYGYDEEERNILNPFMDETVKEYSSLDGAFTIKGDGALESAGSLIHAPNYPSQLPSGLGSRHAAGAAISIAADCIAIVVSESTGQVTLFRRGQLLPLIERGVGREV; this is encoded by the coding sequence ATGCGCCTCGATAGATATATTTCCAAAACCCGCATCATTGATGTGGTCAGCCGTGATTTTGAAGGTGCCCTGAAAGAGCTGCTCGAAGTCTGTAAGATCGATGCTGGACTGGATCGGAAAAAGCTTCTGGCTGACCTGATTTCGCGTGAGAAGACGATGACGACCTATCTGGGTAGTGGGATCGCTTTGCCGCATATCCGGCTTCCCATGAAGCGGAACTATATTTTTGCGATTGGCCGTTGCCCGGATGGTATGGAATTTGAAGGGCACGAGGAATATCGTGACCTTCGGCTCATCTTCCTGCTACTTGCTTCGGAAGGTGAGAACTCCTACTTGAATGTCCTTGCGTCCCTGGCTCGCACTTTTCAGGAGCCGACCACGGTTGAAATGCTGACGGATTCGCCGGACATTGATACACTCCGAAAAAGTGTATCTGTAGCCTTCGGTAAAGGCCCGGATAAGAAGCGCACCAAGGACAATAAGTTTAATCGCCTGATTTTGAGAGAAGCTCAGAAGGTTGCCAGTGGCGCTAAGTGTTCTTCTGTGCTGATTTTCGGAGATACTTTTGCCGGTGGTGTCGATGTCGCAGATCAGTTCGACAATTTCAAAACCATACTGGTGACACAGTCGGGTTCGGAGGCATCCCTGGATAAGAAGTCATTCAACGCCGTTATCCCGGTTCGTTCATTCAGCAGCAATCGTTTGTCGCAGCTTCGAAGCGCGATGCTGATCGGGTTAACCCGTGGCATTCTAAAGCACAATGAACGCATATGTTGCGTTGGGGGGATTCCACAGACCAATCAGTTTGACACCTTGGTTGTGGTTGATGTGGAGCGCGAATTTCAATCAGTCTTCACCCGACAGGCGGACATGTTACCAGCGACGGTTAAGCCGGAGGTGCTTGAGCGTGTTCTGGCAATTGCAACCGAGTTGTCGGTTGAGGGCCGGGAGGGACGTCCGGTAGGGTGCCTTTTTGTTCTAGGGGATGTGGCACAGGTTAAGCCCCACATCAAGCAACTCGTTTTGAATCCTTTCTACGGATACGACGAAGAAGAGCGAAACATCCTCAATCCGTTCATGGATGAGACGGTAAAGGAGTATTCTTCTTTGGATGGCGCGTTTACGATTAAAGGTGATGGTGCTCTGGAATCTGCCGGAAGTTTGATCCATGCTCCGAATTACCCAAGCCAGTTGCCTAGTGGCCTGGGCTCACGTCATGCGGCTGGGGCGGCCATTTCAATTGCTGCTGATTGTATCGCAATTGTTGTCTCAGAAAGTACTGGACAGGTGACTTTATTCCGGCGCGGCCAGTTGCTGCCACTGATCGAGCGTGGTGTTGGCCGAGAGGTTTGA
- a CDS encoding NADH-quinone oxidoreductase subunit A — protein sequence MELVDYIPVLIQVLFAVFLAAAILIASQVFGQRAKGNYIKDKAYECGLPMEGNPHPRFGVKFYVVAMLFILFDIEAVFLIPWVLIYREFISLGIPILMPVMFFIAVLVLGLAYEMKKKGLEWER from the coding sequence ATGGAGTTGGTTGACTACATTCCAGTGCTGATTCAGGTACTCTTCGCGGTGTTTCTTGCTGCCGCGATCCTGATTGCCAGCCAGGTCTTCGGACAGCGTGCAAAGGGAAACTACATCAAGGATAAAGCCTATGAGTGTGGCCTCCCTATGGAAGGTAATCCTCACCCTCGCTTTGGTGTTAAGTTTTACGTCGTGGCGATGCTTTTTATCCTCTTCGATATCGAAGCAGTCTTCCTGATTCCATGGGTTCTGATTTATCGTGAGTTCATTAGCTTGGGGATTCCTATTCTCATGCCGGTTATGTTCTTTATCGCAGTTCTGGTTCTGGGACTTGCTTACGAAATGAAGAAGAAGGGGCTCGAGTGGGAACGTTGA
- the rpe gene encoding ribulose-phosphate 3-epimerase codes for MKPLVAPSILAGNHAALRESLAEAEATPGVEWVHIDIMDGHFVPNLSFGPQTVKALRPNSKLFFDVHLMLANPDKYVEAFIEDGAQNVTIHTEPDYPHLPTLKRIRELGSTCGICINPGTPVEELEPYLEHVDLVLLMTVQPGFGGQKFREDVLEKIETVAKWRSDKGYNWRIEVDGGVDAETGLQCKNAGADTFVCGTAFFKAADKTEFVSKLQS; via the coding sequence ATGAAACCATTAGTTGCGCCTTCAATCCTCGCCGGGAACCACGCCGCGCTGAGGGAAAGCCTAGCCGAAGCCGAAGCCACGCCCGGAGTAGAATGGGTCCATATTGATATTATGGACGGGCATTTCGTCCCGAACCTCTCGTTCGGCCCCCAAACCGTAAAAGCGCTCCGACCAAACAGTAAGCTTTTCTTCGATGTGCACCTCATGCTCGCCAACCCGGACAAATACGTTGAGGCCTTCATCGAGGATGGCGCCCAGAATGTAACCATTCATACAGAGCCCGATTATCCACACCTGCCGACTCTAAAGCGAATCCGTGAACTTGGTTCGACTTGCGGTATTTGCATAAACCCTGGAACGCCTGTTGAAGAACTTGAGCCCTATTTAGAGCACGTCGATCTGGTGCTACTGATGACAGTCCAACCCGGATTCGGCGGTCAAAAATTCCGCGAAGACGTTCTTGAGAAGATTGAGACGGTTGCAAAATGGCGCAGTGACAAAGGCTACAACTGGCGCATAGAAGTCGATGGTGGTGTCGACGCCGAGACAGGACTTCAATGCAAGAATGCCGGAGCCGATACATTTGTCTGCGGGACAGCGTTTTTCAAAGCAGCGGATAAAACTGAATTTGTCAGCAAGCTACAGAGCTGA